The following DNA comes from Microbacterium foliorum.
GCGCGGTGCGGCCCGCGCCGCCGTCGTTCCGCGACGGCGGGCTCTCGTCCGAGCACCCGCAGATGCCGACGATCCGTCCGGTCCCGTCGGCGGCCGGTGATGTTCCGGTGGCTCCAGAGGTCCCGTCTGCCGCAGACCTGAGGGTGGCCGAGACGCCACCCGCACCTGCCGCAGATGCGCCCGCGGTGCCGCGGGCGCCTGCCGCAGAGCCCCTTGCGACGCCCCTGGGCGGCCTCGCGGCGGATGTCGACAAGACGGTCGTCACCCCGCGTCCGACAGACGATGTCGACGACGACCTCGACGCCACGGTCGTCGTCGCCCGCAGGCGCGGCGTGCGTCGCTCGCTGGTGCTCGATGACGGGCGCACGTTCTCGCTGTCGGGCGCGAGTGTCGTGATCGGGCGCAACCCGATCGGCGAGCCGGGCGAGCAGCGGCTCGCGATCTCCGACACCACCCGCACGCTGTCGAAGACCCACGCCCGACTCGTCGTGCATGACGACGAGTGGCGCCTCACCGACCTGCACGCCACGAACGGCGTCGTCGTGGTCGAGGAGAACGGCACCGAGACGCTGCTCGATCCGGGCGAGAGCGTCACCGGCAACGGCCGCTTCATCCTCGGTGAAGTGGGGATGCACGTGATCGCGGAGCGCGATTCGTGACCGTCTCGTCGGTTGTCCTGAACGTCGCGTCCCTGACCGACACCGGGCTCAAGCGCACCGCGAACGAGGACTCCGTGCTCGTGGCGTCCCCCGTCTTCCTCGTCGCAGACGGCATGGGCGGACATGAGGCCGGCGACCGCGCGAGCGCTGCGGTGGTCGACGCGTTCGAGCCGCTTCGCGGGCTGACGGTCGAGGTCGCCGACATCGGCGACGCCCTGAGCCGAGCCTCGGCCGTCGTCGACGACATCTCCGCCGACCACAAGCGCGGGGCGGGCAGCACGGTGACCGGTGTCGCACTCGTCGATCACGAAGGCGCTCCGCACTGGCTCGTCTTCAACGTCGGCGACTCCCGCGTCTATCGGCACCACGGCAACGAACTGACTCAGCTGACGATCGATCATTCGCTGGGGCAGGAGCTGGTGGATGCCGGTGAGCTCCGCGCAGAGGATCTCTCGACGTTCTCGCAGCGCAACGTCATCACCAGGGCGATCGGCGCGCCCGACAGCACTGCCGACAGCTGGCTGCTGCCGGTGGTCGACGGCGAGCGACTGCTGCTCTGCTCCGACGGACTCAGCGGTGAGGTGAGCGACGAAGCGATCCGGGCCACGCTGACCATGAACGGCCGACCTGAGTCGGCCGCTGCGGCTCTCGTCAGCCGTGCGCTCAAGGCGGGTGGTCGCGACAACGTGTCGGTCGTCGTGATCGATGTGATCTCGGGAGGCGCGCGCACGCGTCCGGACGACAGCGAGGCCGGCCGCGAGGCCGCATCCACCTCTCTCACCGACTCGAGCCTCGAGGGCACCACGATCCCGGTTCGCGTCAGATGACCGACGACGAACCCGAGGTCGAAGAGACCGTCATGCTGACCCGTCGCGATCGGCGCCGGGGTGGGGCGGTCGCGGCTCCGTCGACAGCGCCGACCGAGTCGGAGACGGCGAAGGCCGTCGCGGACGGCGCGGTGGGTGCCGATGATTCCGCGGACGCCAGGGACGCCGACTCAGCTGACGATAGTGCGGGGCCCGGGGACCTCGATGAGGCGACCGTCGTCGTCGACCGGAAGACGTCGAGATCCGATGCACCGGCCGATGCTCTCGAAGGAGAGCAGGAGCAGGAGCAGGAGCTTCTCGATGAGGCGACCGTGCTCGTCTCCCGCACGCCGCGGCGTGTGCGACGGAAACGATCGGAACGCCCCGACGAACAGGGCGATGCCTCCGGCGATCCTGCCCCTGCCAACGAACCCGGTGCGGCACCCCTCTCGTTCGAGGCGCCGATCGACGCTCCGGCACCGGAGATCTACCGACCGCGTCCAGCGCCCCTCGGCCCTTCCGCGCCTCCCGTGGTGATCGGCGCCGCCGCGCCCACGCGCGCGGTGGATCCGGAGCTCCCGTCCGTCGCGAAGCAGGGCCTGCGATGGAGCACGGCCACCCTCCTCGGGTTCGCAGCCGCCTGTGTCGTCTCCGTCGCCGGACTGGTGGCGCTGGGCTTCGTCGTCTTCGCCTGACACTCGCACCCGGGCCTCGAGCGCCTCAGCCGAACCGCTCATCGCCGGCGCCGGGCCCCGGGCTGTTGA
Coding sequences within:
- a CDS encoding PP2C family protein-serine/threonine phosphatase; this translates as MTVSSVVLNVASLTDTGLKRTANEDSVLVASPVFLVADGMGGHEAGDRASAAVVDAFEPLRGLTVEVADIGDALSRASAVVDDISADHKRGAGSTVTGVALVDHEGAPHWLVFNVGDSRVYRHHGNELTQLTIDHSLGQELVDAGELRAEDLSTFSQRNVITRAIGAPDSTADSWLLPVVDGERLLLCSDGLSGEVSDEAIRATLTMNGRPESAAAALVSRALKAGGRDNVSVVVIDVISGGARTRPDDSEAGREAASTSLTDSSLEGTTIPVRVR